A part of Terriglobales bacterium genomic DNA contains:
- a CDS encoding response regulator → MTDLRQIGDGKKTDEPRPIRVLLLDDLQDNLFLRSAILRQHGYQVVPTSSVEEALAQLHDIDIAVLDYQLGAGTFGTEVAESLREKRPEVPIIIMSAVLERRFGGIADMHLLKGYSSVNDLLTALRSFEAKRRGKPVVVHARDFYYNRIALAVGSDVVLEILDHDGNFEYVNDLFASFFGRRRSWFTGRNLFEQFPELGDSWRELIRTVAETRETYIDRGFRGLPQLPTKNSRWTWNVLVFPIKLHDGSDGVMLTARMIEKKGF, encoded by the coding sequence ATGACGGATCTCCGCCAGATAGGTGACGGCAAGAAAACTGACGAGCCCCGCCCCATTCGCGTACTCCTGCTCGACGACTTGCAGGACAACCTCTTCCTGCGCAGCGCGATTCTTCGGCAGCATGGCTATCAGGTAGTGCCTACTTCTTCCGTGGAGGAGGCGCTCGCTCAGCTTCATGATATCGATATCGCCGTTCTGGACTATCAATTGGGCGCGGGCACATTCGGCACAGAAGTAGCCGAGTCATTGCGCGAGAAGCGTCCCGAGGTCCCCATCATCATCATGTCAGCAGTGCTGGAGCGTCGCTTTGGCGGTATCGCCGATATGCACCTGCTGAAGGGCTACAGCTCGGTGAACGATCTGCTGACTGCCCTGCGCTCTTTTGAAGCCAAACGCCGTGGTAAGCCGGTGGTTGTCCACGCGCGCGACTTCTACTACAACCGCATCGCCCTGGCTGTCGGCAGTGATGTCGTTCTGGAAATCCTGGACCACGACGGCAATTTCGAATACGTCAACGACCTCTTTGCTTCCTTCTTCGGCCGTAGGCGCTCCTGGTTCACCGGCCGAAACCTGTTTGAGCAATTCCCGGAGCTGGGCGACAGTTGGCGCGAGCTGATCCGCACCGTCGCCGAAACTCGTGAAACCTACATCGACCGCGGCTTCCGCGGCTTGCCTCAACTCCCCACCAAGAATTCCCGCTGGACATGGAACGTGCTGGTTTTTCCGATCAAGCTGCACGACGGCAGCGACGGCGTCATGCTCACCGCCCGCATGATCGAAAAGAAAGGCTTTTAA
- a CDS encoding lysophospholipid acyltransferase family protein, whose translation MRSLLTLIFWAAMVPLTALWGFPLTFLTGDVSALYRAAMWIALAGVRISGVRWQVVGRDRLENRNYIFMSNHVSNLDPPLLIPLIPGRTSVLVKKELFRIPILGRAMVMGQLVPIDRSNRDAAIASVREAEQVVRSGLNMTVFPEGTRSPDGKLQPFKKGAFYLAMDTGVPIVPITIVGTEELLPKGHYVAKPGRARIVFHAPIAPRHFAEREELISAVRSAIGSALPAERRGTQNKD comes from the coding sequence ATGCGCTCACTTTTAACCCTCATCTTCTGGGCTGCCATGGTGCCGCTTACGGCGCTGTGGGGCTTTCCGCTGACATTTCTGACGGGAGATGTTAGTGCTCTTTACCGGGCAGCGATGTGGATAGCCCTGGCAGGGGTACGCATTTCCGGCGTTCGCTGGCAGGTGGTTGGCAGGGATCGGCTTGAAAATCGCAATTACATTTTCATGTCGAACCATGTATCAAACCTGGACCCGCCGCTGCTGATCCCTCTGATTCCAGGAAGGACGTCGGTGCTGGTGAAGAAGGAGCTGTTCAGGATCCCGATCTTGGGTAGAGCGATGGTGATGGGTCAGCTTGTGCCCATAGATCGCAGCAACCGTGATGCGGCTATCGCCAGCGTTCGAGAAGCCGAACAGGTGGTGCGGTCAGGGCTGAACATGACGGTGTTTCCGGAGGGAACGCGCTCGCCGGACGGCAAGCTGCAGCCGTTCAAGAAAGGCGCGTTTTACCTGGCGATGGATACGGGAGTGCCGATCGTGCCAATCACCATCGTGGGCACAGAGGAATTGCTGCCGAAGGGGCATTATGTGGCGAAGCCCGGCCGGGCGCGAATCGTGTTTCATGCGCCCATTGCCCCCCGCCACTTCGCCGAGCGCGAGGAACTGATCAGTGCGGTGCGGAGCGCCATCGGGAGTGCGTTGCCAGCAGAGCGAAGGGGTACGCAAAACAAGGATTAG
- a CDS encoding PDZ domain-containing protein translates to MICGEIRSLRIVLAIFAITAPLAASEAVAALASQATTAPSPAQIPPPRASQSQPRQADSRAPHSLASVVYTVSLAKRDQHLVQVEMQLPGGSADREVQMPAWNGLYQIRDFAQYIPAVSAHDPWGAALAVRQIDKTAWHIGGTERGAIVAYNVFADMPGPFGAQLNPEHGFLNLALILMYDPGMRSKRHRVYFKDMPRDWKVVSGASEEGEAESGGARIVSVGDTSYDQLVDSPVEFCRCQQTWFDEAGSRYMIAVDADPGDYDLNSLREMLRKIVTAETDWMQDRPVERYVFIYHFPRGPAGGGMEHAHSTAIDTNAGRASEDPDSVASVSAHEFFHVWNVKRIRPQSLEPIDYTRENYTRALWFAEGVTSTVAEHMLVRAGLIGEQEYLRRLAYQIKLLETRPARLTQSVEQSSLDAWLEKYAYYRLPARSISYYNKGEIVGVLLDLAMRDATNGKKSLRDLFQWMNETYARNHRYYADSDGVREAAEKLTGANFADFFHKYIAGVEEIPYDQFFQSIGLRLERRMVLSADPGFLASANFGGKPVVISVEPGSDAAKAALAMGDTIEQVDGRAVTPDMAAKLAQRPVGSTVRFRIRGAHGTREVKIKLAGKEEPEFSLMDATDVTVAQRERRAAWVRGD, encoded by the coding sequence TTGATCTGCGGCGAAATTCGAAGTCTTCGTATTGTCCTCGCCATCTTCGCTATCACGGCTCCGCTTGCGGCAAGCGAGGCAGTCGCGGCGCTTGCCAGCCAGGCGACGACCGCTCCTTCGCCGGCTCAGATCCCGCCGCCCCGAGCTTCGCAATCTCAGCCTCGCCAGGCGGACTCGCGAGCTCCCCACAGTTTAGCGTCAGTTGTTTACACGGTTTCGCTTGCTAAACGCGATCAACACCTGGTGCAGGTGGAGATGCAGCTTCCAGGGGGATCCGCGGATCGCGAGGTGCAGATGCCGGCGTGGAACGGGCTGTATCAGATTCGCGATTTTGCGCAATACATACCGGCAGTGAGCGCCCACGATCCCTGGGGCGCTGCGCTCGCGGTGCGCCAGATCGACAAGACGGCGTGGCACATCGGGGGGACGGAGCGCGGGGCGATCGTGGCGTACAACGTCTTCGCCGATATGCCAGGTCCTTTTGGAGCGCAGCTGAATCCCGAACATGGCTTTCTCAATCTGGCGCTGATCCTGATGTATGACCCAGGGATGAGGAGCAAGCGGCATCGAGTCTACTTTAAAGACATGCCGCGAGACTGGAAGGTGGTAAGCGGAGCGTCAGAAGAGGGGGAGGCCGAGTCCGGCGGCGCTCGGATAGTTTCGGTGGGAGACACCAGCTACGACCAGCTCGTGGATTCGCCAGTCGAGTTCTGTCGCTGCCAGCAGACATGGTTCGACGAAGCCGGCTCCCGCTATATGATCGCTGTCGATGCCGACCCCGGGGACTATGACTTGAATTCGCTGCGGGAGATGCTGCGCAAGATCGTTACGGCTGAGACCGACTGGATGCAGGACCGTCCAGTCGAGCGCTACGTATTCATCTACCATTTTCCGCGCGGGCCTGCGGGTGGAGGAATGGAGCATGCCCATTCGACGGCCATCGATACCAATGCCGGCAGGGCGAGCGAAGATCCTGATTCTGTTGCCAGTGTGAGCGCGCACGAATTTTTTCACGTCTGGAATGTGAAGCGGATCCGCCCGCAATCGCTGGAGCCGATTGATTACACCCGCGAAAACTACACGCGCGCACTATGGTTTGCCGAAGGCGTGACCAGCACGGTAGCGGAGCACATGCTGGTGCGCGCCGGGCTGATAGGCGAGCAGGAGTACTTACGCCGCCTGGCATACCAAATCAAGCTGCTGGAAACCCGTCCAGCACGTCTGACACAGTCGGTGGAGCAGTCCAGTCTGGATGCATGGTTGGAGAAATACGCTTACTACCGTCTGCCGGCGCGAAGCATTTCCTATTACAACAAGGGCGAGATCGTGGGCGTGCTGTTGGACTTGGCTATGCGGGACGCGACAAACGGCAAGAAGTCGCTGCGCGATCTGTTCCAGTGGATGAATGAAACCTATGCGCGTAATCATCGGTACTACGCGGATTCCGATGGTGTGCGGGAAGCGGCAGAAAAGCTGACGGGAGCGAATTTTGCCGATTTCTTTCATAAGTACATTGCCGGCGTGGAAGAAATTCCCTACGACCAATTTTTTCAATCCATAGGCTTGAGGCTCGAGCGTCGCATGGTGTTAAGCGCGGATCCAGGATTTCTCGCCAGCGCCAATTTTGGCGGCAAGCCCGTGGTGATCTCGGTCGAGCCGGGAAGTGATGCGGCGAAAGCGGCGCTGGCCATGGGCGATACCATTGAGCAGGTGGATGGCCGGGCAGTTACGCCAGACATGGCCGCGAAGCTTGCGCAAAGGCCGGTAGGAAGTACGGTTCGGTTCCGAATTCGGGGCGCGCATGGCACACGCGAGGTCAAGATCAAGCTGGCGGGGAAGGAGGAACCGGAGTTCAGCTTGATGGATGCGACGGATGTCACGGTGGCGCAGCGAGAAAGGCGGGCGGCATGGGTGAGGGGGGATTAG
- the mpl gene encoding UDP-N-acetylmuramate:L-alanyl-gamma-D-glutamyl-meso-diaminopimelate ligase — MSKHIHLIGICGTAMASLAGMLKERGFRVTGSDAAAYPPMSDFLESLGIPLAQPFAAGNLEPRPDLVIVGNAISRGNVELEEVVDQRIPFQSLPQILHDEFLSGREVIAVAGTHGKTTTTSMLAWIFESAGQEPSFLVGGIAENFQSSFGLGRGRNFVIEGDEYDTAFFDKGPKFLHYFPDAVILTSVEFDHADIYADLEAVKTAFKRLVNLVPRRGRIVAWDGSANVDECVAHAFCPVERYGFRPSSQWRIVDVRYEAERTAWRILLNGVGWGSFEFPLAGEYNLLNATAAAAMAAGYGIGMEAIQRALKTFKSVKRRLEVCAEVNGITIIDDFAHHPTAIEQTLKALQTRYPGRRLWAVLEPRSNTLRRNVFQKELVSALSKADQVVVAAIFKPEAVPARERLDAAAVIADLNRNGRQARLIANADEIVVAIAPELRSGDVVAILSNGGFGGIYEKLPARLQALREVSAPA; from the coding sequence TTGTCAAAACATATTCATTTGATCGGGATCTGTGGAACGGCGATGGCGTCGTTGGCAGGCATGTTGAAGGAGCGCGGCTTTCGGGTAACGGGGTCGGATGCCGCGGCGTACCCACCGATGTCGGATTTTCTGGAGTCGCTGGGAATTCCGCTGGCACAGCCGTTTGCTGCAGGCAACCTGGAGCCGCGCCCGGATCTGGTAATAGTGGGCAATGCGATTTCACGCGGCAACGTCGAGCTAGAGGAAGTTGTGGACCAGCGGATTCCGTTTCAGTCGCTTCCGCAGATCCTGCACGATGAATTTCTCAGCGGACGCGAAGTGATCGCGGTCGCCGGCACCCATGGCAAAACAACAACCACCTCGATGCTGGCCTGGATATTCGAGAGCGCAGGCCAGGAGCCGTCATTTCTGGTGGGCGGTATCGCCGAGAATTTCCAAAGCAGCTTTGGACTGGGACGAGGGCGGAACTTCGTTATCGAAGGGGACGAATACGACACGGCATTCTTCGACAAAGGGCCGAAATTTCTCCATTACTTCCCGGACGCCGTGATTCTGACCTCAGTGGAATTTGATCATGCTGACATTTACGCCGATCTGGAGGCGGTCAAGACGGCGTTCAAGCGCCTGGTCAACCTGGTTCCTCGTCGCGGCCGGATTGTCGCCTGGGATGGCAGCGCGAACGTGGATGAGTGCGTGGCTCACGCCTTCTGCCCGGTGGAGCGATATGGGTTCAGGCCTAGTTCGCAGTGGCGTATTGTGGATGTGCGCTATGAGGCGGAGCGAACCGCCTGGAGGATTCTGCTCAACGGCGTGGGCTGGGGCAGCTTCGAATTTCCGCTGGCCGGCGAATACAACCTGTTGAACGCGACGGCGGCTGCTGCGATGGCTGCGGGATACGGCATCGGGATGGAGGCGATCCAGCGAGCGCTTAAGACTTTCAAGAGCGTGAAGCGGCGGCTCGAGGTGTGCGCGGAGGTAAATGGGATCACCATCATCGACGATTTTGCGCACCATCCGACAGCAATTGAGCAAACGCTGAAAGCACTGCAGACCCGCTATCCCGGGCGCCGGTTATGGGCGGTGCTGGAACCGCGATCGAACACACTGCGCCGGAATGTTTTTCAGAAAGAACTGGTGAGTGCGCTGTCGAAGGCCGACCAGGTCGTAGTGGCAGCGATATTCAAGCCCGAAGCGGTGCCTGCGCGCGAACGGCTGGATGCAGCCGCAGTGATTGCCGATCTGAATCGCAATGGCAGGCAGGCACGCCTGATAGCGAATGCCGACGAGATTGTCGTTGCGATCGCGCCGGAGTTGCGCTCGGGCGATGTGGTGGCAATACTTTCCAATGGCGGATTTGGCGGAATCTATGAGAAGCTTCCGGCCCGGCTACAAGCCCTGCGCGAGGTAAGTGCACCCGCTTGA
- a CDS encoding LD-carboxypeptidase, with product MSRSPDILRKPPPLQPGDTVGIVAPASSIKRELLEAGCDQLRRMGYKPFYFDNIFDHDIYFAGPPDQRARDIEEMFERDDVHAVICARGGYGSNYLLPHMNLERLRRYPKIFVGYSDMTCLLTRMVDAGIVCFHGPMVTKDFARPDGVHVAAWQAAVSGRERWTLDGKAVLGFRPLIRGSAEGILYGGCLSILAASVGTPYEIDTEGTILFIEDVGTKPYQVDRMLMQMKYAGKLDKVAGFIFGEMMDCEQPGEQEYRLEDVVRRILRELRVPVAFGLPSGHVPYGNMTLPFGVQVRLDVDYEEGASLTFLESATAPVVPAQVQSNLSLNG from the coding sequence ATGTCCCGATCTCCCGACATTTTGCGAAAACCGCCACCACTTCAACCTGGTGACACGGTGGGTATAGTGGCGCCGGCCAGCTCAATCAAGCGCGAGTTGCTGGAAGCGGGGTGTGACCAGCTGCGGCGGATGGGGTACAAGCCGTTCTACTTCGACAATATTTTCGACCATGACATCTACTTTGCCGGCCCGCCGGATCAGCGAGCGCGCGATATCGAAGAGATGTTCGAGCGCGACGACGTACATGCGGTGATCTGCGCTCGCGGAGGATACGGCAGCAATTATCTTCTTCCTCACATGAATCTGGAGCGCCTGCGGAGGTATCCGAAAATTTTTGTGGGTTACAGCGATATGACGTGCCTGCTCACCCGAATGGTGGACGCCGGGATCGTGTGCTTTCACGGTCCGATGGTCACCAAGGATTTTGCCAGGCCAGATGGAGTGCACGTGGCGGCGTGGCAGGCGGCGGTGTCGGGAAGGGAGCGTTGGACGCTGGACGGAAAAGCGGTGCTTGGATTCCGGCCGCTTATCCGTGGTTCTGCCGAGGGAATTCTGTACGGTGGGTGCTTGTCGATCCTGGCGGCTTCCGTGGGGACACCGTATGAGATCGACACTGAAGGCACGATACTCTTCATCGAAGACGTGGGGACGAAGCCCTATCAAGTGGACCGCATGCTGATGCAGATGAAGTATGCCGGCAAGCTGGATAAGGTTGCGGGGTTCATTTTCGGCGAGATGATGGACTGTGAGCAGCCCGGCGAGCAGGAATACAGGCTGGAGGATGTCGTGCGCCGGATTTTGCGGGAGCTGCGCGTGCCGGTGGCGTTTGGCTTGCCTTCGGGACACGTGCCGTACGGAAACATGACTCTGCCGTTTGGGGTACAGGTTCGGCTGGATGTCGATTATGAAGAGGGAGCAAGCCTGACCTTCCTGGAGTCAGCAACTGCACCAGTGGTACCTGCACAGGTGCAGTCGAACTTGAGTCTCAACGGATAA
- the dapF gene encoding diaminopimelate epimerase: protein MISGNWRTRYNSVSMPSLPFVKATACGNDFILIEGKHAKPADMPELTRRICERHLGVGADGVEWLIPEQNDVADIRVKLYNADGSGAEVSGNGTRCVAAWLTHQTGKKELKIQTDAGVKRCILTRQEGMNFEFQMSMGEAVVKDPIRLELYTGQVEGIPVSMGNPHFVMLVDDFEPDWQGEASVISTHRNFKQGMNVELVRARSSSEIEIRIFERGAGETQSSGTGSCAAAVASIFAGKARSPVKVVSPGGAQIVEWNSEVILTGPAQILCEGEFYL from the coding sequence GTGATCAGCGGCAACTGGCGCACGCGTTACAATTCTGTCTCCATGCCATCACTGCCGTTCGTGAAGGCCACGGCCTGTGGCAATGACTTCATCCTGATTGAAGGCAAGCACGCCAAGCCCGCAGACATGCCGGAGTTGACGCGCAGGATTTGCGAGCGCCACCTTGGTGTCGGCGCCGATGGCGTGGAGTGGCTCATCCCCGAGCAGAATGATGTCGCTGATATTCGAGTGAAGCTCTACAACGCGGATGGCTCGGGGGCCGAGGTGTCTGGAAATGGGACACGCTGTGTCGCTGCCTGGCTGACGCATCAAACGGGCAAGAAGGAGTTGAAAATCCAGACTGACGCTGGAGTGAAGCGCTGCATACTGACTCGGCAGGAGGGGATGAATTTCGAATTTCAAATGAGCATGGGTGAGGCGGTGGTGAAAGATCCGATCAGGTTGGAACTTTACACAGGACAAGTCGAGGGCATTCCGGTCTCGATGGGAAATCCACATTTCGTGATGCTGGTGGACGATTTCGAGCCAGACTGGCAGGGCGAAGCCAGCGTGATCAGTACACATCGAAACTTCAAGCAGGGCATGAATGTTGAGCTCGTAAGAGCAAGGAGCAGCTCAGAAATTGAAATTCGCATTTTCGAGAGGGGAGCAGGAGAGACCCAGTCCTCGGGAACGGGCTCATGTGCGGCGGCGGTGGCTTCGATTTTTGCCGGGAAGGCACGGTCCCCGGTGAAGGTGGTGAGTCCGGGAGGGGCGCAGATCGTGGAATGGAATAGTGAGGTCATCCTGACCGGGCCGGCGCAGATTCTGTGCGAGGGGGAGTTCTATTTGTGA
- a CDS encoding PfkB family carbohydrate kinase: protein MSILAVGSVAFDTIQSPSGKVERELGGSATYFGLAASYFAEVRIVAVVGDDFGPAQEAVFQKHGIDIRGLERAPGKTFFWEGEYGSNPNEAETKVTELNVFQNFQPKIPTEYRDTEFLFLGNIDPTLQADVRRQMNGARLVGGDTMNYWINGFREPLLQTLKLIDVLLINDAEAKMLARESSLPRAAQKVLAIGPKALVTKHGEYGSTVFFREGAFGIGRHPFRAPTLPLDEVRDPTGAGDSFAGGFMGYLASQGEINREVLKRAMFYGGVMGSFAVEAFGTRRLLSLTREQIDERFEIFRELTHLE from the coding sequence GTGTCTATCCTGGCCGTGGGTTCAGTTGCATTTGACACGATCCAGTCGCCATCCGGGAAGGTGGAGCGGGAGTTGGGAGGATCAGCCACATACTTCGGGCTGGCTGCCAGTTATTTTGCGGAAGTTCGCATTGTCGCAGTTGTTGGGGATGATTTTGGGCCGGCGCAGGAAGCGGTGTTCCAGAAGCACGGTATTGATATTCGAGGGCTGGAGCGAGCGCCGGGAAAGACGTTTTTCTGGGAAGGCGAATATGGTTCCAATCCGAATGAAGCTGAGACGAAGGTGACGGAACTGAACGTGTTTCAGAATTTTCAGCCCAAGATCCCGACCGAGTACCGTGATACTGAGTTTCTATTCCTGGGCAATATCGATCCGACGTTGCAAGCGGATGTACGCCGGCAGATGAACGGCGCCCGGCTAGTGGGCGGCGACACCATGAATTACTGGATCAATGGCTTCCGTGAGCCGCTCCTGCAGACGCTGAAGCTGATCGACGTGCTGCTGATCAACGATGCGGAAGCGAAGATGCTGGCGCGAGAGTCCAGCCTGCCACGCGCCGCACAAAAAGTTCTGGCGATAGGACCGAAGGCGCTGGTCACCAAGCATGGCGAATACGGATCCACGGTTTTCTTCCGCGAAGGCGCGTTCGGGATAGGGCGACATCCGTTCCGTGCTCCCACCCTTCCGCTGGACGAAGTCCGGGACCCAACTGGAGCGGGAGATTCGTTTGCCGGCGGGTTCATGGGATATCTGGCCTCGCAGGGGGAGATCAACCGTGAGGTGCTGAAGCGCGCCATGTTCTACGGCGGAGTGATGGGGTCGTTCGCGGTTGAGGCATTCGGCACCAGACGCCTGCTGTCGCTTACCCGTGAGCAGATCGATGAACGGTTCGAGATTTTTCGCGAACTGACCCACCTGGAATGA